One stretch of Alcaligenes aquatilis DNA includes these proteins:
- the rplP gene encoding 50S ribosomal protein L16 yields MLQPSRRKYRKEHKGRNTGLATRGAQVSFGEFGLKATDRGRLTARQIEAARRAINRHIKRGGRIWIRIFPDKPISQKPAEVRMGNGKGNPEFWVAEIQPGKVLYEMEGVSEELAREAFRLAAAKLPISTTFVTRQIGA; encoded by the coding sequence ATGCTGCAACCTTCTCGCAGAAAGTACCGCAAAGAGCACAAAGGCCGTAATACCGGTCTGGCAACTCGCGGTGCGCAAGTTTCGTTTGGCGAATTTGGTCTGAAAGCCACTGACCGTGGCCGTCTGACTGCTCGCCAGATCGAAGCAGCACGTCGTGCAATTAACCGTCACATCAAACGTGGTGGCCGCATCTGGATCCGTATCTTCCCCGATAAGCCAATTTCGCAGAAACCTGCCGAAGTTCGTATGGGTAACGGTAAGGGTAATCCAGAGTTCTGGGTCGCTGAGATTCAACCAGGCAAGGTCCTGTACGAAATGGAAGGTGTTAGCGAAGAGCTGGCACGCGAGGCATTCCGTCTGGCCGCTGCCAAGCTGCCTATCTCGACGACGTTCGTAACGCGTCAGATCGGTGCTTAA
- the rpmC gene encoding 50S ribosomal protein L29, translated as MKASELRTKDAAELQKELESLLKAQFNLRMQRATQQLSNTSQLGKVRRDIARVRTVMAETAGK; from the coding sequence ATGAAAGCCAGCGAACTCCGTACTAAAGATGCCGCCGAGCTCCAGAAAGAGCTCGAGAGCCTGTTGAAAGCACAATTTAACCTGCGCATGCAGCGTGCTACTCAACAGCTTTCCAACACCAGCCAATTGGGCAAAGTACGTCGCGACATCGCTCGCGTCCGTACTGTCATGGCTGAGACCGCAGGAAAGTAA
- the rpsQ gene encoding 30S ribosomal protein S17, with protein sequence MSETQTTEKRQRTLIGQVVSNKMDKTVVVLVERRVKHPLYGKIIVRSNKYKAHDETNQCNEGDTVEITEGRPISRSKSWTVVRLIEAARVI encoded by the coding sequence ATGAGCGAAACTCAAACTACCGAAAAACGTCAACGTACCCTGATTGGTCAAGTTGTCAGCAACAAGATGGACAAAACTGTCGTCGTTCTGGTTGAACGCCGCGTTAAACATCCTTTGTATGGCAAGATCATCGTGCGCTCCAATAAGTACAAAGCGCATGACGAGACCAACCAGTGCAACGAAGGCGATACCGTTGAGATTACCGAAGGTCGTCCTATCAGCCGCAGCAAGTCCTGGACTGTTGTGCGTTTGATCGAAGCAGCCCGCGTGATCTAA
- a CDS encoding AraC family transcriptional regulator: protein MSHSAFPDSHCAVDSKDTGHPVEDLLLSGLEISASLFHLGQYCNQWESSLHGHQRAGFHVVLHGPCWLHIQHQEALALQAGDAVFFLRDVPHRLSSSPTPPNWNVAIQRQAMQNLEPQVPQSTGLLCGFLDLGRGLSELLLATVPDVLLIDGSQADADSGRPLLDLIQAEMRRQPQANSSLLEKLVELLLFYTLRQQIGQAPADGALPAGLIHLASDPAFGGLIEQLLREPAKAWSVDDMAAYLNMSRAAFHRRFTLLCGMAPAQVLLQLRMQLAKRQLEQGLTMEQIAERIGYSSAAAFSAAFRRSVGISPAQWRKQEPRG from the coding sequence ATGAGCCACTCTGCCTTTCCTGACAGCCATTGCGCCGTTGATTCCAAAGACACCGGACACCCTGTGGAGGATCTGCTCTTGTCCGGGCTGGAGATCTCCGCCAGCCTGTTTCACTTGGGGCAATACTGCAATCAATGGGAAAGCAGCCTGCACGGGCATCAACGGGCAGGCTTTCATGTGGTCTTGCATGGACCGTGCTGGCTACATATTCAGCATCAGGAAGCCTTGGCCTTGCAGGCGGGTGATGCGGTGTTCTTCTTGCGTGATGTGCCCCATCGCCTAAGCTCTTCACCCACGCCGCCGAACTGGAATGTGGCCATACAGCGGCAAGCCATGCAGAATCTGGAGCCACAAGTGCCACAGAGCACGGGCTTGCTCTGTGGCTTCCTGGATCTAGGCCGTGGTTTGAGCGAGTTGCTACTGGCAACGGTGCCGGATGTCTTGCTGATTGATGGTTCGCAGGCGGATGCGGATTCGGGGCGTCCCTTGCTGGACTTGATTCAGGCCGAGATGCGACGTCAGCCACAAGCTAATTCCAGCCTGCTGGAGAAGCTGGTGGAGCTGTTGTTGTTCTATACCTTGCGTCAGCAAATCGGGCAGGCACCCGCCGACGGAGCCCTGCCTGCCGGCTTGATTCATCTGGCTAGCGATCCTGCGTTTGGTGGCTTGATCGAGCAACTATTGCGTGAGCCTGCCAAAGCCTGGTCGGTGGACGATATGGCCGCCTACCTGAATATGTCACGTGCGGCCTTTCACCGGCGCTTTACCCTGCTCTGCGGGATGGCACCGGCCCAGGTCCTGTTGCAGCTACGCATGCAGTTGGCCAAACGCCAGTTGGAGCAAGGGCTGACCATGGAGCAGATTGCCGAACGTATCGGCTACAGCTCTGCAGCAGCCTTTAGCGCTGCGTTCAGGCGCAGTGTCGGTATCAGCCCGGCACAATGGCGCAAACAGGAACCACGTGGCTAA
- a CDS encoding carboxymuconolactone decarboxylase family protein — protein MTRLTLHTVDSAPEVVKPALEKAVRGSGFLSNLLAILANAPVALQAYQDMSALNATASLSLVEREVVQLVAGTTHGCRFCVAGHTAIATNKAKLDPEILAALRARGFDQINDERLQALALFSRAVIDTRGQVSDQALADFRAAGYGDQQALEVITGIGLATICNFANNLARTPLNSQLEAYAWETP, from the coding sequence ATGACCCGCTTAACCTTGCATACTGTGGACTCCGCACCAGAGGTGGTCAAACCAGCCCTTGAAAAAGCGGTACGTGGTAGCGGCTTTTTGTCCAATTTGCTGGCTATTTTGGCCAATGCGCCCGTTGCCTTGCAAGCCTATCAGGATATGTCCGCCCTGAATGCCACCGCCAGCCTGTCGCTGGTCGAGCGCGAGGTGGTGCAACTGGTCGCTGGCACCACTCATGGTTGCCGCTTCTGCGTGGCTGGTCACACCGCCATTGCGACCAATAAAGCCAAGCTGGACCCGGAAATCCTGGCTGCCTTGCGTGCGCGTGGCTTTGACCAGATCAACGACGAGCGCCTGCAGGCTCTGGCTTTGTTTAGCCGTGCGGTGATTGATACCCGTGGTCAGGTGTCGGATCAGGCTCTGGCCGATTTCCGCGCAGCCGGTTACGGCGACCAGCAGGCGTTGGAAGTGATTACCGGCATTGGTTTGGCGACGATCTGCAACTTTGCCAATAATCTGGCCCGTACGCCGCTCAATAGCCAGCTGGAGGCCTACGCATGGGAAACGCCCTAA
- a CDS encoding acyl-CoA dehydrogenase family protein, giving the protein MGNALKRAEQPALASERPVLSRGLAQWLEEHALSLDSDASQAQALLPRLAQDGLLGLGLKADFSDFGDAVQSIVEVAEHSLTAGFVLWSQRTFIEYLRDVQDPAMRERYLPGLLDGSIAGATGLSNAIKFLGGIEELQVRAQPEQGQWQFEGRLPWITNLRPDHCLVAIVAAMPEDQAGIWVAELGDPGLERSADLDLVGLRGSNTAALTFNTVRLGQERLLHPDAGHFVRSVRPRFMALQCGMAMGLARRSLKQVLAAPRCQWVQEQPARRFLDRVQELSDVLVDAVRKPGSATPPDLFNVRIELSSLASQAVALESSAIGGATYMQGKHPQLLRRYREAMLVPLISPTVAQLKAELGQDAV; this is encoded by the coding sequence ATGGGAAACGCCCTAAAGCGTGCTGAGCAGCCTGCGCTGGCCTCAGAGCGTCCTGTTTTGTCGCGCGGCTTGGCACAGTGGCTGGAAGAGCATGCCCTGTCACTGGACAGCGATGCGTCCCAGGCACAGGCCTTGCTGCCTCGCCTGGCACAAGACGGTTTGTTGGGTCTGGGCCTGAAAGCAGACTTTTCTGACTTCGGTGATGCCGTTCAATCTATCGTGGAAGTGGCCGAGCATTCGCTGACAGCGGGTTTTGTCCTGTGGAGCCAGCGTACGTTCATTGAATACCTGCGCGACGTTCAGGACCCTGCCATGCGTGAGCGCTATTTGCCGGGTTTGCTGGACGGCAGTATTGCCGGTGCGACGGGCCTGTCCAATGCCATCAAGTTTTTGGGTGGTATTGAAGAGCTGCAAGTGCGTGCCCAGCCCGAACAAGGGCAATGGCAGTTTGAAGGCCGCTTGCCCTGGATTACTAATCTGCGCCCCGATCATTGCCTGGTCGCCATTGTGGCCGCCATGCCCGAGGATCAGGCCGGCATTTGGGTGGCAGAGCTGGGCGATCCAGGATTGGAGCGTTCGGCGGATCTGGATCTGGTCGGACTGCGTGGCAGCAATACCGCAGCCTTGACGTTCAATACCGTGCGTCTGGGACAGGAGCGTTTGCTGCATCCCGATGCGGGTCACTTTGTGCGCTCGGTGCGCCCTCGTTTCATGGCACTGCAATGCGGCATGGCCATGGGGCTGGCACGTCGTTCCTTGAAGCAAGTGCTGGCGGCGCCACGCTGCCAATGGGTACAGGAACAGCCCGCCCGCCGCTTCCTGGATCGTGTGCAGGAATTGTCGGATGTGCTGGTTGATGCCGTACGTAAACCCGGCTCGGCTACGCCGCCTGATCTGTTCAACGTCCGTATCGAGTTAAGCAGTCTGGCGTCGCAGGCCGTGGCTTTGGAAAGCTCCGCCATTGGTGGGGCCACCTATATGCAAGGCAAGCATCCCCAATTGCTGCGCCGTTATCGGGAAGCCATGCTGGTGCCTTTGATTTCGCCCACCGTGGCGCAACTGAAAGCTGAACTTGGGCAGGATGCTGTATGA
- a CDS encoding ABC transporter ATP-binding protein gives MSSAAPLHTDSEEAGLLSARGISLAYGGQTILQNLDLNVAAGEIVALLGPSGVGKSSLLRVLAGLQTPTLGEVSFLGQAVRGVHPALAMAFQEAILLPWLNVQANTGFGLGFARQPCVSAAERRQRVEQALRQVGLYESRHQRPGALSGGMAQRVAIARCLARRPQVLLMDEPFGALDEVTRRQMQELILSIRDQTGCAIVLVTHDIDEALLLADRALLLGGRPASLQREWSCPAHPRSHLDNWLQTIRLEIVANLEQSLSQAVHASVS, from the coding sequence ATGAGTTCCGCCGCCCCCCTGCATACCGATTCTGAAGAGGCCGGGCTTTTGTCCGCACGGGGGATCAGCCTGGCCTACGGTGGCCAGACTATCTTGCAGAACCTGGACTTGAATGTGGCTGCGGGTGAGATCGTGGCGTTGCTGGGGCCTAGTGGAGTCGGCAAGTCCTCCTTGTTGCGAGTCCTGGCCGGTTTGCAGACTCCCACACTGGGTGAGGTTTCTTTTCTGGGGCAAGCTGTGCGCGGAGTTCATCCTGCTTTGGCGATGGCGTTTCAAGAAGCCATTCTCTTGCCGTGGCTGAATGTGCAGGCCAATACCGGCTTTGGCCTGGGCTTTGCTCGTCAGCCTTGCGTATCCGCCGCAGAGCGCCGCCAGCGCGTTGAACAGGCGCTGCGTCAGGTCGGTTTATATGAAAGCCGCCACCAGCGTCCCGGTGCCTTGTCGGGTGGGATGGCACAGCGTGTTGCCATTGCGCGTTGTCTGGCTCGACGTCCGCAAGTCTTGTTGATGGATGAGCCTTTTGGTGCGCTGGACGAGGTGACCCGCCGTCAGATGCAAGAGCTGATTCTGTCGATACGCGATCAGACCGGCTGCGCCATTGTGCTGGTCACTCACGATATTGATGAGGCGCTCTTGCTGGCAGACCGTGCCCTGCTTTTAGGGGGCCGTCCTGCCAGTTTGCAGCGGGAATGGAGCTGCCCGGCCCATCCCCGATCTCATCTGGACAACTGGCTTCAGACCATACGCCTGGAAATTGTGGCCAATCTGGAGCAAAGCCTCTCCCAGGCGGTTCACGCCTCTGTTTCGTAA
- a CDS encoding ABC transporter substrate-binding protein: MIESPTSRTRRDLLKLASLLTVAGAAPLLAQGVARAQSESNAPLRIGYLPITDATAMLVAHHNGYFEEAGIAVEKPVMVRSWAQLVEAFISGQVNLVHLLSPMTVWARYGSKVPAKVVAWNHMSGSAITVAQNISSAEQLGGQTVAIPFWYSIHNVVLQHVLKAHGLTPVVKNAGALAPNEVNLVVMAPADMPPALASGRIAGFTVAEPFNALAETQGMGRILRFTGDVWRDHACCVAFMHEQDLQTRPQWSQGVVEGLVKAQIWIRSNRAEAAQILSREGGNRYTPHTQENLLKVLSPDPADRAQYVKSGVIRHPDWDDQRIDFQPYPFPSYTESLVKMLQGTLIQGERGFLEGLSPEHVASDLVDDRFVRAALEKQGGLAQFGLSEQYTRNESIVV, translated from the coding sequence ATGATTGAATCTCCTACGTCCCGTACCCGTCGCGACTTGCTGAAACTGGCGTCCTTGCTGACGGTAGCGGGTGCCGCGCCCTTGCTGGCTCAAGGCGTTGCCCGTGCACAAAGCGAGTCGAATGCGCCTTTGCGTATCGGCTATTTGCCGATTACTGATGCTACCGCCATGTTGGTCGCGCATCACAATGGATACTTTGAAGAAGCTGGCATTGCGGTGGAAAAGCCTGTGATGGTGCGCAGCTGGGCGCAACTGGTTGAGGCCTTTATCTCTGGTCAGGTCAACCTGGTGCACTTGCTCTCGCCCATGACGGTGTGGGCGCGTTATGGCAGCAAAGTGCCTGCCAAAGTGGTGGCCTGGAATCACATGAGTGGCTCTGCCATCACGGTGGCGCAGAACATCAGTTCGGCTGAACAATTGGGTGGGCAGACGGTGGCCATTCCTTTCTGGTATTCCATTCATAACGTGGTCTTGCAGCATGTGCTCAAAGCACATGGCCTGACGCCGGTCGTGAAAAACGCCGGTGCGCTGGCACCCAATGAGGTCAATCTGGTGGTGATGGCTCCTGCCGATATGCCCCCGGCTTTGGCGTCGGGGCGGATTGCCGGTTTCACCGTAGCTGAACCCTTCAATGCCTTGGCAGAAACCCAGGGAATGGGCCGCATTTTGCGTTTTACCGGTGACGTTTGGCGCGATCACGCCTGTTGCGTGGCCTTCATGCACGAGCAGGATTTGCAGACTCGCCCCCAATGGTCGCAAGGTGTGGTGGAGGGTCTGGTCAAGGCGCAGATCTGGATACGGAGCAACCGTGCCGAGGCGGCTCAAATCCTGTCGCGTGAAGGAGGCAACCGTTATACCCCGCACACTCAGGAAAATCTTTTGAAAGTGCTATCCCCGGACCCGGCTGATCGCGCTCAATACGTGAAGTCTGGTGTGATTCGTCACCCGGACTGGGACGACCAGCGCATTGATTTTCAACCCTATCCCTTCCCCAGCTACACCGAGTCTTTGGTGAAAATGCTGCAAGGGACCTTGATCCAGGGCGAGCGTGGTTTTCTGGAAGGATTGTCTCCTGAACACGTAGCCAGTGATCTGGTGGATGATCGTTTTGTGCGTGCCGCTTTGGAAAAGCAGGGTGGCCTGGCGCAGTTTGGCTTGTCCGAGCAGTACACCCGCAACGAGAGCATTGTTGTATGA
- a CDS encoding ABC transporter permease, which produces MNAWIASTLWGLGGLLAGVVLWYLATVWSSSPLMQQFGPAAAFHSLLEILGWSETWMHVGASLQRIFVGLAISLGVGVPAGLLLGLSNRAHAALTPLFQFLRMISPLSWMPIAVMAFGIGDAPIYFLLGVAGVWPVLLNTASGVRHLNPRWLMLGRSLAATKLETLLYLILPGIVGSVLTGSRLAIGVLWIVLVPCEMLGVSAGLGYLILDTRDRMAYSELMAVIVLIGLIGYLLDSALRALFAALGQR; this is translated from the coding sequence ATGAATGCCTGGATTGCCAGCACCCTGTGGGGTTTGGGCGGTTTGTTGGCGGGAGTCGTGCTGTGGTACTTGGCCACAGTCTGGTCAAGCAGCCCCTTGATGCAACAGTTTGGGCCTGCCGCCGCGTTTCATAGCCTGCTGGAAATACTGGGCTGGTCGGAGACCTGGATGCACGTCGGCGCCAGCTTGCAGCGTATTTTTGTAGGCTTGGCGATCTCTTTGGGTGTCGGCGTGCCCGCTGGCCTGCTGCTGGGCCTGTCTAATCGGGCTCATGCTGCTTTAACTCCCTTGTTCCAGTTCTTGCGCATGATCTCGCCCCTGTCATGGATGCCCATTGCCGTCATGGCCTTCGGGATTGGGGATGCACCGATTTATTTTCTGCTGGGTGTGGCCGGTGTCTGGCCTGTCTTGCTGAATACGGCTTCGGGTGTACGTCATTTGAATCCGCGCTGGCTGATGCTGGGTCGCAGTCTGGCAGCCACCAAGTTGGAAACGCTTTTGTATTTGATTCTGCCCGGCATTGTTGGCTCGGTGCTGACAGGTAGCCGACTGGCGATTGGTGTCTTATGGATTGTGCTGGTGCCTTGTGAAATGCTGGGCGTATCAGCCGGTTTGGGTTACCTGATTCTGGATACGCGTGATCGCATGGCGTATTCCGAATTGATGGCCGTAATTGTCCTGATTGGTCTGATTGGCTATCTGCTGGATAGTGCTTTGCGAGCCTTGTTTGCGGCTTTGGGACAGCGTTAA
- the cysG gene encoding siroheme synthase CysG: MNLFPLFANLKQRAVLVIGGGEIAERKVRLVLAAGAQVTLVAPYVVDSLQELAKQGRITLIRERYQAPHLQGAWLIIAATDKRDVNQVIAQDAQEARILVNVVDDPELSSFQVPAIVDRSPLIIAISSAGSAPMLARRVREQLETMLDHSLGAISRLAQEYRSAIRRARPELGARRRFYDWLLDGPVGAALRSHQNEQARLSLESALQQPESPRATQGRVILVGAGPGDPGLLTLHALRALNRADVILYDRLVSDQVMELARRDAHRIFVGKQLGEDHHQTQNRIHQLMIEHARAGQTVVRLKGGDGFIFGRGGEELEYLAKHGIAFEVVPGITAAIACAAYSGIPLTHRDHAQSVQFVTAHRKSGHGIDDWNPLLDTSQTVAVYMGLQQILGFSHELVQRGRNATTPCALIENGSRPEQRTLLSTLESIAQDAQQHQFASPCILVIGQVATLGTTLSWYGELIDQLSPRAAIEQDADSTLVAA, encoded by the coding sequence ATGAACCTTTTTCCTTTATTCGCCAACTTGAAGCAGCGCGCCGTACTGGTGATCGGCGGTGGAGAAATCGCCGAACGCAAAGTACGTCTGGTTCTGGCTGCCGGTGCCCAGGTGACACTGGTCGCCCCCTATGTAGTGGACAGTCTGCAAGAGCTGGCCAAACAAGGGCGCATCACCCTGATTCGGGAGCGCTATCAGGCCCCACATCTGCAAGGGGCCTGGCTGATTATTGCCGCAACCGACAAGCGAGACGTAAACCAGGTCATTGCCCAGGACGCACAAGAAGCGCGCATTCTGGTCAATGTGGTGGACGACCCCGAATTGTCCAGTTTTCAGGTACCTGCCATTGTGGATCGTTCACCGCTGATTATTGCGATTTCCTCGGCTGGATCAGCCCCCATGTTGGCACGGCGAGTACGGGAGCAATTGGAAACCATGTTGGACCACAGCCTGGGTGCGATCAGCCGTCTGGCACAGGAATACCGCAGTGCCATTCGACGCGCTCGCCCCGAGCTGGGTGCGCGCCGCCGTTTCTACGACTGGCTGCTGGATGGCCCGGTGGGTGCGGCACTACGCAGCCACCAAAATGAACAGGCACGCCTTAGCCTGGAAAGCGCACTGCAACAGCCTGAATCGCCCCGTGCCACACAAGGCCGTGTGATTCTGGTGGGAGCCGGTCCTGGAGATCCTGGTCTGCTGACGCTGCACGCCTTGCGCGCACTGAATCGTGCCGATGTGATTCTGTACGATAGGCTGGTATCCGATCAGGTGATGGAGCTGGCCCGTCGCGATGCGCACCGCATTTTTGTCGGCAAACAGTTGGGCGAAGACCATCATCAAACTCAGAACCGTATTCATCAGCTGATGATTGAACACGCCCGCGCCGGTCAAACCGTGGTGCGCCTGAAAGGCGGCGATGGCTTTATTTTTGGTCGCGGCGGTGAAGAGCTGGAATATCTGGCTAAGCACGGTATCGCGTTTGAAGTAGTACCCGGTATTACGGCTGCCATCGCATGCGCGGCTTACAGCGGCATTCCCCTGACACACCGCGATCACGCCCAGTCCGTGCAGTTCGTGACAGCACACCGCAAAAGCGGTCACGGTATCGACGATTGGAACCCGCTGCTCGATACCAGCCAGACAGTGGCTGTGTACATGGGTTTGCAGCAAATCCTGGGCTTTAGCCATGAGCTGGTGCAGCGTGGCCGTAATGCCACTACGCCCTGCGCCTTGATTGAAAATGGCTCGCGCCCTGAACAACGCACCTTGCTGTCCACACTGGAAAGTATTGCCCAGGATGCACAGCAGCATCAGTTTGCCAGCCCCTGCATTTTGGTAATTGGCCAGGTCGCCACCTTGGGCACGACTTTGTCCTGGTATGGCGAGTTGATTGATCAGCTCAGTCCACGTGCCGCGATTGAACAGGATGCGGATAGTACGCTAGTCGCTGCCTGA
- the cysI gene encoding assimilatory sulfite reductase (NADPH) hemoprotein subunit, with amino-acid sequence MTTKKIAAIEQVKIDSRYLRGGITEGLADPITGAISEDDNKLLKFHGSYQQDDRDQREERRKQKLEPAFSFMIRARLPGGVVTPAQWLAFDQIACDWAQFGLRITTRQTFQWHGVRKPFLKPTLQAINKAMSTTLATCGDVNRQVVSATNPLLSEQHGLVQEWADKISETFLPKTRAYAEIWLDGKKVEDAIDGEDFEPIYGKTYLPRKFKIGIAVPPLNDVDVFAQDIGLIAIIENNQLLGFNVAIGGGMGATHGDDTTYPRLGSVIGFVRPEQLLAVCEAVITTQRDHGNRDERRHARLKYTVDKLGVDWFLEEVQNRSGQTLEPSRPYHFDHNGDRFGWTQGSNGRWHLSLRIDSGRIMDTEVGPWLTGMREIAKIHQGQFRLTCNQNLIIADVPEEDKAKIDKLVADHKLDVYQTQSGIRSSTIACVSLPTCGLAMAESERYAPILLPKLETLLDKYQLRDERIVLRISGCPNGCARPYLGEIALVGRALGRYDLRLGANFSGERLNVIYRQNIDEPEILSILDELFGRFAAERLEGEHFGDFLVRAGVVAEPSSRLIPLVLQPA; translated from the coding sequence ATGACAACTAAGAAAATCGCCGCTATCGAGCAAGTCAAAATTGATAGCCGCTATCTGCGCGGGGGCATCACCGAAGGTCTGGCCGACCCCATTACCGGCGCCATCAGCGAAGACGACAACAAGCTGCTGAAGTTTCACGGCAGCTATCAGCAAGACGACCGCGACCAACGCGAAGAGCGTCGCAAACAAAAGCTGGAACCGGCGTTCAGCTTCATGATTCGCGCCCGCTTGCCCGGTGGTGTGGTCACGCCCGCCCAGTGGTTGGCCTTTGACCAGATCGCCTGTGACTGGGCCCAGTTTGGCCTGCGCATCACCACCCGTCAGACCTTTCAATGGCACGGCGTGCGCAAGCCCTTTTTAAAACCCACCCTGCAAGCCATTAACAAGGCCATGTCCACGACATTGGCTACCTGCGGCGACGTGAACCGTCAGGTGGTCAGCGCCACCAATCCCTTGCTGTCCGAGCAGCACGGTCTGGTTCAAGAGTGGGCTGACAAGATTTCCGAAACCTTCTTGCCCAAAACCCGCGCCTATGCCGAGATCTGGCTGGACGGCAAAAAAGTCGAAGACGCCATTGATGGCGAAGACTTTGAACCGATTTACGGCAAAACGTACCTACCCCGCAAATTCAAGATCGGTATTGCCGTGCCTCCCTTAAATGATGTGGACGTATTTGCGCAGGACATCGGCCTGATCGCGATTATTGAAAACAACCAGTTGCTGGGCTTTAACGTCGCCATTGGCGGCGGCATGGGTGCCACTCATGGCGACGACACCACCTACCCGCGACTGGGCAGTGTGATCGGCTTTGTGCGCCCCGAGCAACTGCTGGCCGTTTGCGAAGCCGTTATCACCACGCAACGCGACCACGGCAACCGCGACGAACGCCGTCATGCCCGCCTGAAATACACCGTGGATAAGTTGGGTGTGGACTGGTTCCTGGAAGAAGTGCAAAACCGCAGTGGCCAAACTCTGGAGCCTTCGCGCCCCTATCACTTTGACCACAATGGCGACCGCTTCGGCTGGACCCAAGGCAGCAATGGCCGCTGGCACCTGAGCCTGCGTATCGATTCGGGCCGCATCATGGATACCGAAGTCGGTCCCTGGCTGACGGGTATGCGTGAAATTGCCAAGATTCACCAAGGGCAGTTCCGCCTGACCTGCAACCAGAACCTGATCATTGCCGATGTGCCTGAAGAAGATAAGGCCAAGATCGACAAGCTGGTCGCCGATCACAAGCTGGATGTGTACCAGACACAAAGCGGCATACGCAGCAGCACGATTGCCTGTGTTTCTCTGCCAACTTGCGGTCTGGCCATGGCCGAGAGCGAACGCTACGCCCCCATCCTGCTGCCCAAGCTGGAAACCTTGCTGGACAAGTATCAACTGCGTGACGAACGCATTGTGCTGCGTATTTCCGGCTGCCCCAACGGCTGCGCCCGTCCTTACCTGGGTGAAATCGCTCTGGTGGGCCGTGCCCTGGGTCGCTATGACTTGCGTTTGGGGGCGAACTTCAGCGGCGAACGCCTGAACGTGATCTATCGCCAGAATATTGATGAACCTGAGATTCTAAGCATTCTGGACGAGCTGTTTGGCCGCTTCGCTGCCGAGCGTCTGGAAGGCGAACATTTTGGTGATTTCCTGGTTCGCGCTGGCGTCGTTGCCGAGCCGTCAAGCCGCTTGATTCCTTTGGTTTTACAACCGGCCTGA